TCAATAAACAATCTGATCTGGACGCGGTCGGATCACCCTCTTCAACAAAAGCACATTCAATCCAGGTCCAGGTCCTTGAAGATCAAAAAGTAGTAAGTGAAACCTATGGCTACATGATGGTTAATGAGTAAGGGGGCTATGCAATGATACATAACGAACGTGGGATGACTTTGGTAGAAGTCCTTGCTACTATCACCATCTTGTCAATTGTGGGTGTAGTGATATGGAATATTTTCTTTCAAGGGATGAATTATACCAAAAAGGCAGTCTCTCAAAATCGTATCCATCAGGAAGCGAATATAATAAATATGAAATTGACCAGGATACACCAGAATATTAATGATTACTCAATAGAAAGCTCTGATTGTGAAATCAAAGTAATATACAATGGTAAAGATAAAGGTAAACAACCAGAACGGTTTCATGATGACCGCATGTGTTTTGCAGTGGAGCAAAAAAAGAAAATCAATGGTTCGAATTATATAAGTCTTACAGTATTGGATAAATTTCATTCCGATAATACTATAGTTCTAGAGACGGTTCTCTATCGATTGGGGGGCAAAGAATGATGACGATTAAACCAACAAATGAAAGAGATATGCACTGGTAACCGTCTTATTAATGATCGTCGTGTTCATGGTGATTTCGTTATCTTTCATGAGTCAATCTTTTACGAGTGTAAAACAGAATAAAGAGGTGGAGAAGGACTATCAATCGGTGGCGTTGGCGGAGATGGGTGTGGAGTATTTTGAAGGAAAAGTGAAAAATGTTCTGAGGACTTCCGACATCAAAGATAGTGATAAATTGGGAACAGAAGTCATAGATTCTCTGGAAAATGGAGATTTGACAAAACAGATCGAAACGGAATCTTTTTTTCGAATTCCGAGGGATAAAATAACCTTTAATCTTCCTCAAAAAGACAATCCACTTGTCTTGAACTTTGAAAGTTTAGGAAGCAAAGAAGGGAAAACAACGACTTTACACACCACCATGACCATCCCTATCAAAAAAGGTTCAAATTCATCAGTTGAACTGCCTGATTTTAATTCCATCCCGATACCTCAAAATGTTCGGAAGGAATGCAAAAATCCGACATTTATAGATAATGCCTGTAAAGAAATATTAATTATAGGATCCGGTTCCTATGCTCAAAACCATAATAACCTGGATGGCAAACGTATTTATACAACCGGAGCCTTGGCCCTGGACGGAAATGCAAACAGTATGACGGATACGGAAATTCATACAGATGGGTCTATGTCACTCGGCAAAAATATGAATAATGCTTCAAAGGTGATACTTGAAGTAAAAGGTGCGACGGCCTTTGGGGGACAATTACGATTGGACAGTTCCACGGTTTTGATTGGAGGGAGTATGAGCGTCGACGGACATATGGATTTGGATAAAACCACCGTTTACGTTGGAGGGAGCGCTTCCGTTTCGAAACATCTATCCATAAGTAGTGATTCCAAAATGTGTGTGGCCGGTGATTTGGAAGCCAATCAAATTGAAATAGGGGGCAAGCTATTTATAAAAGGTACTGTACGTGGAAAGATTAAGGCCGGGCAGCCAACTTATGTGGATGACACTAACTTTATTGAAAAATGTGGAGTACGCAGCACTTCTCAAACGCTAACCATTCTTTGGAACGATATTTCCACAGATGTTGATTACCGATGAAACCTTCCAGGTTGATGGAAGGTTTTTTAGGTATGAGGATGGAGTATATCTCATCCTTTCCCTGTTCTAAATCATATATATGCTAAAACCCCCTGGATCTCATCAAGATCCAGGGGGCTAATTAACATTATGATCCACTAACCGCAACTGTTCTCATGTCATCGATATAATCCTTCAGCTCCCCAGCCGGCACAGGCCTGCTAAAGTAATACCCTTGAGCATACTCACATTCCAATTCCTTCAACCATGCCAACTGTGATTCTGTTTCCACCCCTTCTGCCACGATGGTCAGATTCAAATGCTTGGCCATGGCATGAATCGCAGATACGATCGCTTTATTGGACTCATGATCGTCGAGTCCCATGATGAAGCTCCGGTCAATCTTAAGCGTTTGAATCGAGAATTTCTGCAGGTAGCTTAACGAGCTGTATTCAATGCCGAAATCATCGATGGCGATCGACACGCCGATTTCCCGCAGAGCATTGAGTTTTGCCAGGGCTTCTTCCACATGGTGCATTGTCGTGCTTTCCGTGACCTCGAGTTCGATGAGTGAAGGGGGGACGTCATAAGTGTTTAGAACATCCCTCACCATGTCCACAAACGTAGCATCGTGGAACTGACGGGAAGAGACATTGACTGAGACCTTGAACGTATGACCCTCCTGAATCCAGATTTTCAGCTGCTTGCAGGCTTCAATCAGGATGCGGTGTCCGAGTGGAATGATCAGCCCCGTTTCTTCAGCTAATGGAATAAAGTCGACGGGTGAAATCAGCCCTTTTACTGGATGATTCCACCTCACCAATGCTTCCACCCCGACGATCTTATTCGTCGTCAAGGAGAATTGAGGCTGATAATACAGCTCAAACTCTTCATTGATCAGCGCTTTTCTCAGGTTTTCCTCAAGCTCGATCGGGTTTATTCCTTTCTCTTCAAGCTGGTCGGAAAATAAAAGCTGATACGCGCCTTCGCTCTTTTTCATCGTATACATGGCGACATCAGCCTTTTTCAAAAGGGTGGACAAATCACGCCCGTCTTGAGGGTAAAGGGATATCCCGATAGAAGTGGACGTGATGATGTCATGGCCCCCGATATCGAATGGGGTCTCCAGACTTTCATGAATCGCTGCCGCCACCTTATGGACATCGTTGCGGCAACCGATGGAAGGGAGCAGGACAATGAACTCGTCACCGCTCATCCGTGCAATGAA
The DNA window shown above is from Rossellomorea vietnamensis and carries:
- a CDS encoding type II secretion system protein, with amino-acid sequence MIHNERGMTLVEVLATITILSIVGVVIWNIFFQGMNYTKKAVSQNRIHQEANIINMKLTRIHQNINDYSIESSDCEIKVIYNGKDKGKQPERFHDDRMCFAVEQKKKINGSNYISLTVLDKFHSDNTIVLETVLYRLGGKE